ACCGAGTTCAATCGGTGGTCGTTGACTAGGGCCCGGAACATCGGGCGATCCGTGATCGCGGACGTGGCCGTCGTCGTGTCGAACGCCAAGGCGTCGGCGAAGTGGTGGGCGAAGAACCTCGGATTCTCCACGTATACCGTCGGGGGTTCCGGGCACGCGATCCTCGTTGCCCCGCCGGGGGACCGGTTCGTTCTGCATCTGTGCGAGGGCTTCGCTCCCCTGGAGCCCGGCGACACCGGCATCGCCTTCGTGACCGATGAGATGGACGCGCTGACTGCTCGCATGGCCAAGAGCGCCGTGCCGTTCCCCGTACCTCCCCAGCGGGAGAAGTGGGGCGCGATGGCCAAGTTCGCCGACCCGGACGGGAACATCTTCTGGCTCCTTGAGGTACCTACGCCGATGGTGCGGGCTACCCTGAATTCGCGCGCCCCGAGCCGAAGGGCCCGGTCAGCCCGGCCTCACGCCCGTACTCGAAAGCGCTAGGCGGCTCGAGAACGCTGGCCGAGAGATCCGACGGGCGAGGTGGTTCGGCCGGGCGCCTCCGGTCCTCCGGGGGCCATCCGGCCCGGACGCAGCCGCAGGTCCTAGATCCCGATGACCGCGTGGGCCACGATGAGCGCGATGAACAGGATCGAGACGGTGTTCACGACCTTGATGAGCGGATTGATGGCGGGTCCCGCGGTGTCCTTGGTCGCGTCCCCGACGGTGTCGCCGACGACGGCCGCCTTGTGCGCGTCGGAGCCCTTGCCGCCGAAGTGACCCAGTTCGATGTATTTCTTGCCGTTGTCCCATGCGGCGCCCCCCGTGGTCATCATGATCGCGAGCGGGAAGCCGGAGAGGATGACGCCGAGCAGGACGCCCGCGAGCGCGATGGGTCCGAGCAGGAAGCCGACCGCGAGCGGGACGGAGACCGCGATGATCGCGGGCACTGCGAGCTGGCGGATCGCCGTGACCGTGACGATGTCGACGCACGTGCCGTACTCGGGCTTCGCCGTGCCCGCGAGGATGCCGGGGATCTCCTTGAACTGGCGGCGTACCTCGAAGACGATCGCCTTCGCCGCGACCCCGACCGCCTCCATCAG
The window above is part of the Thermoplasmata archaeon genome. Proteins encoded here:
- a CDS encoding VOC family protein — its product is MIADVAVVVSNAKASAKWWAKNLGFSTYTVGGSGHAILVAPPGDRFVLHLCEGFAPLEPGDTGIAFVTDEMDALTARMAKSAVPFPVPPQREKWGAMAKFADPDGNIFWLLEVPTPMVRATLNSRAPSRRARSARPHARTRKR